The following coding sequences lie in one Apium graveolens cultivar Ventura chromosome 1, ASM990537v1, whole genome shotgun sequence genomic window:
- the LOC141708627 gene encoding uncharacterized protein LOC141708627: protein MENAFALTNVGDNQKVEYATYFLKGRSNYWWETAKALEAAEIITWDRFKKMFLDKYFPRYMQTQMEMKFFELKQHNMTVGEYEKKFTEVSRFMGEYVDSEEKRAKRFQQGLKPWLRSRVAAFELTTYAEVVQKAMVIEGKSEQN from the coding sequence atggaaaatGCCTTTGCCTTAACAAATGTTGGAGATAATCAGAAGGTGGAGTATGCCACTTACTTTCTTAAAGGCAGatcgaactattggtgggagacaGCGAAAGCTTTAGAAGCTGCTGAAATTATTACTTGGGATAGGTTCAAGAAAATGTTTTTGGATAAGTATTTTCCTCGCTATATGCAAACACAAATGGAGATGAAGTTCTTCGAGTTGAAGCAACACAATATGACAGTTGgagaatatgagaagaagtttacagaaGTTTCTAGGTTTATGGGAGAGTATGTTGATTCTGAAGAGAAAAGGGcaaaaaggttccaacagggattGAAGCCTTGGTTAAGGAGTCGTGTGGCAGCTTTTGAGTTGACTACTTATGCTGAAGTGGTTCAGAAGGCGATGGTAATTGAAGGCAAGAGTGAGCAAAATTAA